In Nitrospirota bacterium, one genomic interval encodes:
- a CDS encoding alpha-2-macroglobulin, with amino-acid sequence MKFHRTFFLSLLFLSALLCISHAEDSKQAEPPPPVAALRETVELFSPQGEVKNIRQVSVRFSEQMVPFGDPLNREPFDIQCTEKGKGRWADARNWVYDFERDLPAGVVCEFSLKSDLRSLSGKTAAGRQKYSFSTGGPAIREAVPGEGSENISEDQIFIVMLDAEAVEESIAANVFCSIEGIQEKVGVRLIRGEEKENIAKEHYRLRKVPHAMVQCIQNFPNHAVVKLIWGRGVMSLSGVKTSAEQVLTFRTRDPFKATFRCKRENAKANCIPILPLQLNFSAPVSWESAKKIVLKGKGKTYKPDKASSYGYGDEDAEEGGEGPAPEPVDENTVYGVAFRGPFPENSSFSLELPKDLKDDAGRRLENKDRFPLAVKTDAFPPLAKFSARFGIIELNGDATLPVTLRNLEKEVMTRMAAVDKQTESPAEGDKKGDTVKGVKGRLQKLAALREEKIIAWLRKVAAGRREVSILKSEPGVREFSLPKPEGAKAYEVVGIPLKDPGFYVVEMESRILGASLLGHQAPLYVPTIALVTNLSAHFKWGRESSLVWVTTLDKAMPVKGADISIRDCTGKELWKGKTDPNGIAAVKMQLPSESELPRCNGNINHSEAASAMQGIDSGLFVFAKNKADMTFVHSNWDEGIEHWRFSLPAEDYRGPVKAHTIFDRSLLRAGETVHMKHLIRKHVMTGFSQVDELPKALLIQHDGSSQRYEFPLKWDTQGIAETEWEIPKDAKLGVYEVYFLKKLSEKKSERTAVGAYEAGDESYYVPDGWVSGSFRVEEFRVPLMRAIIQPPKEPLIRAKQAELDLFVFYLSGGGAGAMSVKLRSQVQRKSLSFPDYEDFIFANGEVREEVLRRGRYEGAEEEAQRSRPKIQTKELVLEKTGSLRTTLSDLPAVTQPHDVQTELEFRDPNGEVQTVSQRIPLWPSGLNIGIKPDSWAASKEAFKFHVAVLDLAGKPLADRVVQVDLFQKKFFSHRKRLVGGFYSYEHVSETKKLRQICEGRTDAKGLLICEVQSPVTGNVILQAKTADDAGNVSAANREVWIAGKGQWWFDVSDNDRIDLLPEKKRYEPGDTAKFQVRMPFREATALVTVEREGVIDTYVKKLSGASPVIEVPIRDNYAPNVFVSALIVRGRVSGLQPTAMVDLGKPAFKLGIAEINVGWKAHELNVAVVPEREVYKVREKARVRIRVKRADGKAMPKNSEVAIAAVDEGLLELMPNQSWKLLDAMMGRRGYEIRTATAQMQVVGKRHYGLKALPQGGGGGRQSTRELFETLLLWKGRVKLNDKGEASVEIPLNDSLSGFRIVAVANSGNGLFGTGQAAIRTTQEIMLLSGIPQVVREGDLFKAGFTVRNASERKMEIEVSGIIKGPEDKALEPITEGLAAGEAKDLAWEIKVPMGISGLSYAVSAKEKGGTAEDRIKVKQKVAEAVPVRIFQSTLAQIDTSLDMDVQRPKDAVAGKGGVTVSLKPTLSNGLGGVAWYMKQYPYTCMEQKTSKAIALRDEELWKKVLAELPAHLDGDGLVKYFPIMSRGSDSLTAYMLAISDEAGWPIPQDVRERMEEGLKGFVEGRVIRYSSLPTADLSIRKLSAIEALSRGGKAEPKMLGSIMLEPNLWPTSAVLDWTNLLFRVKDIPDREKRLKEAEQIIRSRLNFQGTVMGFSTENTDNLWWLMLSADVNAVKSVLTFLNRESWKEDMPRMVRGALGRQHRGYWGLTTANAWGVLAMEKFSKKFEAVAPTGSTSAILDQITKRIDWTGNDSGQSLRFNWPKDKELLSVRHEGRGKPWVMLQSLAAIPLKEPVSSGYKIKKSLLPIEQKNKGKWSKGDVIRVRLEIEAQADMTWVVVQDPIPSGSNILGTGLGRDSQIMTSGEKREGWVWPAFEERSFEAFRAYYEFVPKGSWTVEYTVRLNNSGTFSQPVTRAEALYAPEMFGELPNKKIEVGE; translated from the coding sequence ATGAAATTTCACCGGACTTTTTTTCTGTCTCTTCTGTTCTTATCGGCCTTATTGTGCATTTCGCATGCCGAAGACAGTAAACAGGCTGAACCGCCTCCACCTGTCGCAGCATTGAGAGAAACGGTCGAGCTATTTTCCCCGCAGGGAGAGGTGAAAAATATCAGACAGGTCTCTGTGCGCTTCTCTGAACAGATGGTGCCGTTTGGGGACCCGCTTAATAGGGAGCCCTTTGATATCCAGTGCACGGAAAAAGGGAAGGGCCGCTGGGCTGATGCAAGGAATTGGGTCTATGATTTTGAGAGAGATCTGCCTGCAGGTGTTGTCTGTGAATTTTCTCTCAAGTCTGATCTCAGGTCTCTCTCAGGCAAGACAGCCGCAGGCCGGCAGAAATATTCCTTCTCTACCGGAGGGCCGGCGATCCGTGAGGCTGTTCCCGGTGAAGGAAGTGAAAATATCAGCGAAGACCAGATCTTCATTGTAATGCTCGATGCCGAGGCCGTCGAAGAATCCATCGCCGCAAACGTCTTCTGTTCCATCGAAGGCATACAGGAAAAGGTCGGCGTACGGTTAATCCGGGGAGAAGAAAAAGAGAATATAGCAAAAGAACATTACCGGCTCAGGAAAGTGCCGCATGCTATGGTCCAGTGCATACAGAACTTCCCCAACCATGCGGTGGTAAAACTGATCTGGGGCAGGGGGGTTATGTCCCTTAGCGGGGTGAAGACAAGCGCTGAACAGGTGTTGACTTTCAGGACGCGTGATCCCTTTAAGGCTACTTTCAGGTGCAAAAGAGAAAATGCAAAAGCAAACTGCATACCCATACTGCCGTTGCAGCTTAACTTCTCCGCTCCAGTTTCCTGGGAAAGCGCAAAGAAGATCGTGCTGAAGGGGAAGGGTAAAACGTACAAGCCAGACAAAGCATCTTCGTATGGATATGGAGATGAAGATGCGGAAGAGGGGGGTGAGGGCCCGGCGCCGGAGCCGGTTGATGAGAATACCGTGTATGGTGTTGCCTTCAGGGGGCCATTTCCGGAGAACAGCTCTTTTTCTCTTGAACTGCCAAAGGATCTGAAGGACGATGCAGGCAGAAGGCTGGAGAATAAAGACCGTTTTCCTCTTGCCGTGAAGACCGATGCCTTTCCGCCTCTTGCAAAGTTCTCTGCCCGCTTCGGTATCATCGAACTCAATGGAGATGCAACCCTGCCTGTTACCCTGAGAAACCTCGAAAAAGAGGTTATGACGCGTATGGCGGCTGTTGACAAGCAGACCGAAAGCCCGGCCGAAGGCGATAAGAAGGGCGATACGGTCAAGGGCGTAAAAGGAAGGCTTCAGAAGCTCGCTGCGCTGAGGGAAGAAAAGATCATTGCGTGGCTTCGGAAAGTAGCGGCAGGCCGCAGGGAAGTGTCGATCCTGAAGTCAGAGCCTGGTGTCAGGGAATTTTCCCTGCCCAAGCCTGAGGGCGCAAAGGCATATGAAGTTGTCGGTATCCCTCTTAAGGACCCCGGTTTCTATGTCGTCGAGATGGAGAGCCGGATTCTCGGAGCGTCGCTGCTTGGACATCAGGCTCCTCTGTATGTCCCCACGATAGCGCTTGTAACGAATCTGTCTGCACATTTCAAATGGGGCAGGGAATCGTCCCTGGTATGGGTCACAACACTTGACAAGGCCATGCCGGTCAAGGGTGCGGATATTTCGATACGGGACTGCACCGGCAAAGAGCTCTGGAAGGGCAAGACTGACCCTAACGGGATTGCCGCAGTGAAGATGCAGCTGCCGTCGGAAAGCGAACTGCCGCGGTGCAACGGCAATATCAACCATAGTGAAGCCGCCTCAGCAATGCAGGGTATCGACAGCGGCCTCTTTGTATTTGCGAAGAACAAAGCTGATATGACCTTTGTTCACTCAAACTGGGATGAGGGTATTGAACACTGGCGGTTCAGCCTCCCTGCAGAGGATTATCGCGGTCCGGTAAAGGCTCATACGATATTTGACCGAAGTCTGCTCAGGGCAGGCGAGACGGTTCATATGAAGCATCTCATCCGCAAGCATGTCATGACCGGTTTTTCCCAGGTCGACGAACTGCCCAAGGCCCTGTTGATCCAGCACGACGGCAGCTCACAGCGGTATGAATTCCCGCTGAAGTGGGACACCCAGGGCATTGCCGAGACCGAATGGGAAATCCCGAAGGATGCGAAGCTCGGTGTGTATGAGGTCTATTTCCTGAAAAAGCTTTCTGAAAAGAAGAGCGAGAGGACAGCGGTCGGCGCGTATGAGGCGGGCGATGAGTCCTATTATGTTCCTGACGGTTGGGTCTCGGGTTCTTTCAGGGTTGAGGAATTCAGAGTGCCGCTGATGAGGGCGATCATACAACCGCCCAAGGAACCGCTCATCAGGGCAAAGCAGGCTGAACTCGACCTGTTCGTTTTCTATCTTTCTGGCGGAGGCGCCGGGGCCATGTCTGTCAAACTGCGCAGCCAGGTGCAGCGCAAATCCCTGAGCTTCCCTGACTATGAGGATTTTATCTTTGCCAACGGAGAGGTAAGGGAAGAGGTCCTGAGGAGAGGGCGTTACGAGGGTGCGGAAGAAGAAGCGCAGCGCAGCAGACCGAAGATTCAGACCAAAGAGCTTGTCCTTGAGAAGACCGGTAGTCTGAGGACAACGCTATCGGATCTGCCTGCCGTAACACAGCCCCACGACGTGCAGACAGAGCTTGAGTTCAGGGATCCCAACGGCGAGGTCCAGACCGTTTCGCAGAGGATACCACTCTGGCCGTCAGGGCTGAATATCGGGATCAAGCCCGATTCATGGGCAGCCTCAAAGGAGGCCTTCAAGTTCCACGTTGCCGTCCTAGACCTTGCAGGCAAGCCTCTGGCTGACCGCGTTGTGCAGGTCGATCTCTTTCAGAAGAAGTTCTTCTCCCACAGAAAGAGGCTGGTTGGAGGGTTCTATTCCTATGAGCATGTTTCAGAAACGAAAAAACTCAGACAGATTTGCGAGGGCAGGACAGATGCAAAGGGGCTTCTGATCTGCGAAGTGCAGTCGCCGGTGACCGGCAATGTCATCCTTCAGGCAAAGACCGCGGACGATGCGGGCAATGTTTCGGCTGCAAATAGAGAGGTCTGGATCGCGGGAAAGGGGCAATGGTGGTTCGATGTTTCTGACAACGACAGGATCGACCTGCTGCCCGAAAAGAAGCGGTATGAGCCGGGTGACACGGCAAAGTTCCAGGTGCGCATGCCGTTCAGGGAGGCGACCGCATTGGTTACGGTCGAGCGTGAAGGGGTTATCGATACGTATGTGAAGAAGCTTTCCGGCGCTTCCCCCGTGATCGAGGTGCCAATCAGGGACAACTATGCGCCGAATGTATTTGTTTCTGCACTCATCGTCAGGGGCAGGGTCTCCGGGCTGCAGCCCACTGCCATGGTAGATCTCGGCAAGCCTGCCTTTAAACTCGGCATAGCAGAGATTAACGTTGGCTGGAAGGCCCATGAGCTGAACGTTGCGGTTGTACCCGAGCGGGAGGTATATAAGGTAAGGGAAAAGGCGAGGGTTCGGATCAGGGTGAAGCGGGCAGACGGGAAGGCCATGCCGAAGAACAGTGAGGTCGCAATTGCAGCTGTTGATGAAGGGCTCCTTGAACTGATGCCGAACCAGAGCTGGAAGCTGCTCGACGCCATGATGGGCAGGCGCGGGTATGAGATACGCACAGCCACTGCTCAGATGCAGGTTGTGGGCAAGCGGCATTACGGCCTCAAGGCCCTGCCTCAGGGCGGCGGCGGAGGACGGCAGTCAACGCGGGAACTCTTTGAAACGCTGCTGCTCTGGAAGGGAAGGGTGAAGCTCAATGATAAGGGCGAGGCCTCAGTGGAGATACCGCTTAATGACTCGCTTAGCGGCTTCAGGATCGTTGCTGTTGCAAACAGCGGTAACGGACTTTTTGGGACCGGCCAGGCAGCCATTCGAACTACACAGGAAATCATGCTCCTCTCTGGTATCCCGCAGGTTGTCAGAGAAGGGGACCTCTTTAAGGCAGGGTTTACGGTCAGGAATGCCTCTGAGCGGAAGATGGAAATTGAGGTCAGCGGCATAATAAAGGGTCCTGAAGACAAGGCCCTGGAACCCATAACCGAGGGTCTCGCTGCAGGTGAGGCAAAGGATCTGGCCTGGGAGATCAAGGTCCCCATGGGTATTTCAGGTCTGAGCTATGCAGTATCGGCAAAAGAGAAGGGCGGGACTGCTGAAGACCGCATTAAGGTCAAACAAAAGGTTGCCGAGGCAGTTCCTGTCAGGATATTTCAGTCAACGCTTGCACAAATCGATACATCTCTTGATATGGATGTGCAGCGTCCAAAGGATGCAGTGGCCGGCAAGGGCGGGGTCACGGTTTCGCTCAAGCCTACCCTATCGAACGGCCTCGGCGGTGTTGCCTGGTACATGAAGCAATACCCATACACCTGCATGGAGCAGAAGACGTCAAAGGCTATTGCGCTCAGGGATGAGGAGCTCTGGAAAAAAGTCCTGGCCGAACTTCCGGCCCATCTTGATGGCGACGGCCTTGTGAAATATTTCCCAATCATGAGCCGCGGAAGCGACAGTCTTACCGCATACATGCTTGCCATATCCGATGAGGCAGGCTGGCCCATTCCGCAGGATGTGAGAGAAAGGATGGAGGAGGGGCTCAAGGGTTTTGTCGAAGGCCGCGTGATCAGATACTCGTCGCTGCCGACTGCTGACCTGTCAATACGCAAGCTTTCAGCGATCGAGGCCCTCTCAAGAGGAGGAAAAGCGGAACCGAAGATGCTCGGTTCGATCATGCTTGAACCTAACCTCTGGCCGACTTCGGCGGTGCTTGACTGGACGAACCTGCTTTTCAGGGTAAAGGATATTCCGGACCGTGAAAAGAGGCTGAAGGAGGCTGAGCAGATCATCAGGTCACGGCTGAATTTCCAGGGAACTGTCATGGGTTTTTCAACCGAGAACACGGACAACCTCTGGTGGCTTATGCTCTCTGCAGATGTCAATGCGGTGAAGAGCGTGCTTACGTTCCTTAACAGGGAGTCCTGGAAAGAGGATATGCCTAGGATGGTACGCGGCGCGTTGGGAAGACAGCACAGGGGATACTGGGGTCTGACAACTGCAAATGCCTGGGGTGTGCTTGCGATGGAGAAGTTCTCGAAGAAGTTCGAGGCAGTGGCGCCCACAGGTTCAACGTCAGCCATACTCGATCAGATTACGAAAAGGATCGACTGGACAGGTAATGACTCCGGTCAGAGCCTAAGGTTCAACTGGCCAAAGGATAAAGAGCTGTTGAGCGTGCGTCACGAGGGCAGGGGCAAGCCATGGGTCATGCTCCAGAGCCTTGCTGCCATCCCCCTTAAGGAGCCGGTGTCGAGCGGTTATAAGATCAAAAAATCGCTTCTGCCAATCGAGCAGAAGAATAAAGGAAAATGGTCAAAGGGCGATGTGATAAGGGTGCGGCTCGAGATTGAGGCCCAGGCAGACATGACCTGGGTCGTGGTTCAGGACCCGATCCCCTCAGGATCGAACATCCTCGGCACAGGGCTTGGAAGGGATTCGCAGATCATGACATCGGGAGAGAAGCGTGAGGGCTGGGTATGGCCTGCGTTTGAAGAGCGTTCGTTCGAGGCATTCAGGGCGTATTACGAGTTTGTGCCGAAAGGGTCATGGACTGTGGAATACACCGTGCGCTTGAACAACAGCGGTACATTCTCGCAGCCTGTAACACGCGCTGAAGCGCTGTATGCACCTGAGATGTTCGGCGAACTGCCGAATAAGAAGATCGAGGTGGGAGAGTAA
- the pbpC gene encoding penicillin-binding protein 1C, which produces MRKIAVIMILLVTGGYAYALPSFEDVKKSYKKSDAVLLDRHGVVIHELRVDAKGRRLQWTALKEISPSLIRAVLHTEDKRFYEHSGVDWKAAGAAAIKNVFSTEKRGASTITMQVAAMLDKELRPKTKKRSMAQKWDQMQAARELEAAWKKDEILDAYLNLVTFRGELQGIASASRGLFEKDASGLDEQESVILASLIRSPNAPPDVVAKRACILSESMDQKTQCADLKAFASRSLAGPYGVKQRTGLAPQVAQKLLKTGMTSAATTLDAGLQRFASDTLKYHLAAVKKQNVHDGAVLVVDNKTGDILAYVANSGDLSSARHVDGIVARRQAGSTLKPFLYGLAFDRRLLNPSSVLVDSPLDVPTAFGVYRPENYDNDFKGPVQARDALASSLNVPAVKTLTLVGVGAFVSKLGEVGFGRLESEEHYGFSIALGTADVTLHELVNAYRTLANRGVWSELKITPVMTTVKKRRVYSEEAAFIVSDILSDRGARSITFGLENPLATKFWTAVKTGTSKDMRDNWCIGYSERYTVGVWVGNFNGEPMWNVSGVTGAAPVWREVMGYLHAKVPSRPMKLPKDMVLQAKDGMMPDLLKRELAVKDPEPSAHAGTSSSMQRITYPAQGMIIALDPDIPGDRQRVFFEADAASHLLRWRLNSTEIGRASESISWKPLPGTYTISLIDANDAVIDSVKFYVKGN; this is translated from the coding sequence ATGAGGAAGATTGCTGTCATAATGATTCTTCTTGTCACAGGGGGCTACGCCTACGCCCTGCCGTCGTTTGAGGATGTAAAGAAGTCTTACAAGAAATCTGATGCAGTGCTGCTGGACAGGCACGGCGTTGTGATCCATGAGCTCAGGGTCGATGCAAAGGGCAGGAGGTTGCAGTGGACAGCCCTGAAAGAGATCTCTCCTTCGTTGATCAGGGCAGTGCTCCATACCGAAGACAAGCGCTTCTACGAGCATAGTGGCGTTGACTGGAAGGCTGCAGGCGCAGCAGCAATAAAGAACGTTTTCTCAACCGAGAAGCGCGGCGCAAGTACGATCACCATGCAGGTCGCTGCAATGCTCGACAAAGAGCTCAGGCCAAAGACAAAGAAGCGGAGCATGGCCCAGAAATGGGACCAGATGCAGGCTGCACGAGAGCTTGAAGCTGCATGGAAAAAGGACGAGATCCTCGATGCCTATCTTAATCTCGTCACCTTCAGGGGAGAACTCCAGGGCATTGCCTCTGCCTCAAGAGGGCTCTTTGAAAAAGATGCCAGCGGCCTTGATGAGCAGGAATCAGTGATCCTTGCTTCATTGATCAGGAGCCCGAATGCACCCCCGGATGTTGTTGCCAAACGTGCCTGCATTCTCTCTGAGTCCATGGATCAGAAAACGCAATGTGCTGATCTGAAGGCCTTTGCATCGAGGAGCCTTGCCGGCCCCTATGGCGTGAAGCAGAGGACCGGCCTTGCCCCGCAGGTTGCGCAGAAACTTTTGAAGACCGGCATGACTTCGGCCGCAACGACCCTTGATGCTGGTCTTCAGCGTTTTGCCTCGGACACGCTCAAGTATCATCTTGCTGCCGTAAAAAAGCAGAATGTGCATGACGGTGCCGTGCTTGTCGTCGATAACAAAACCGGAGATATACTCGCCTATGTTGCCAACAGCGGCGACCTTTCGAGCGCACGTCATGTGGACGGCATTGTCGCACGCAGACAGGCAGGTTCAACGCTCAAGCCTTTCTTGTATGGGCTTGCCTTTGACCGCCGCCTGCTGAACCCCTCGTCAGTGCTTGTTGACAGCCCGCTTGATGTCCCTACTGCCTTTGGCGTGTACAGACCTGAAAACTACGATAATGACTTTAAAGGGCCTGTTCAGGCACGTGATGCCCTTGCTTCGTCACTGAACGTGCCTGCGGTAAAGACGCTTACGCTGGTCGGGGTCGGGGCCTTTGTCTCCAAACTGGGGGAAGTTGGATTCGGCCGGCTCGAGTCTGAAGAGCATTACGGATTTTCGATCGCGCTCGGCACTGCCGATGTCACCCTGCATGAACTGGTGAATGCATACAGAACGCTTGCCAACCGCGGCGTATGGTCAGAACTGAAAATAACACCGGTTATGACCACGGTTAAGAAGCGGAGGGTCTATTCTGAAGAGGCTGCCTTTATTGTCTCTGATATTCTGTCTGACAGGGGGGCGCGCAGCATCACCTTTGGCCTTGAAAATCCACTTGCCACGAAATTCTGGACTGCGGTAAAGACCGGCACGTCCAAGGACATGCGTGACAATTGGTGTATCGGTTATTCTGAGAGATATACCGTTGGTGTGTGGGTCGGCAACTTTAATGGAGAACCGATGTGGAATGTCTCCGGCGTGACCGGCGCAGCACCTGTCTGGCGTGAGGTGATGGGGTACCTGCATGCAAAGGTCCCGAGCAGGCCCATGAAACTGCCGAAAGATATGGTCCTGCAGGCAAAAGATGGGATGATGCCTGATCTGCTGAAAAGGGAACTCGCTGTCAAAGACCCTGAACCATCTGCTCATGCAGGGACGTCTTCGTCCATGCAGAGGATCACCTATCCAGCCCAGGGCATGATCATTGCCCTTGACCCTGATATACCGGGAGACCGGCAGCGGGTCTTTTTTGAAGCAGATGCAGCCAGCCATCTTCTGCGCTGGAGACTGAACAGCACTGAGATCGGCAGGGCATCGGAAAGTATATCGTGGAAACCTCTGCCAGGAACATATACAATATCACTGATCGACGCGAATGATGCGGTGATCGATTCTGTCAAATTTTATGTAAAAGGCAACTAA
- the radA gene encoding DNA repair protein RadA: MSRTKTFYQCQSCGYGSPKWLGKCPDCSAWNSFVEEREAPSGRKGSLQPSMKTEPVLLQEIEGISEKRTSTGILEFDRVLGGGVVAGSVILVGGDPGIGKSTLLLQAFSGLSRKTGKLLYVSGEESPQQIKMRAERLSVDAENIILLPETSLEGILDAAKKIKPDAMVVDSIQTVFTQELMSAPGSVGQVRECAAKLMLHAKRSHLPVFLVGHVTKEGTIAGPRVLEHIVDTVLYFEGDRGHSYRVLRTMKNRFGSTNEIGIFEMSDAGLREVANPSELFLSERPQNVSGSTVVACLEGTRPLMVEIQALVSQTNFGMPRRTSIGVDFNRVNLLVAVLEKRAGLHLGGMDIFINIVGGLKIIEPAVDLGIIATIASSGREKPVEPGTCVFGEVGLSGEIRAVAQAEVRLKEAAKIGFERAVIPAGNADKIKAKQDIEIIGVRNCDEFLKAVLR, translated from the coding sequence ATGTCCAGGACCAAAACCTTCTATCAGTGCCAATCCTGCGGGTATGGCAGCCCCAAGTGGCTCGGCAAATGCCCTGACTGCAGTGCATGGAACAGCTTCGTGGAAGAACGGGAAGCCCCGTCCGGCCGTAAGGGTTCTCTGCAGCCTTCGATGAAGACCGAGCCGGTTTTGTTGCAGGAAATAGAGGGCATATCCGAGAAGAGGACCTCTACCGGCATACTGGAGTTCGACAGGGTATTGGGCGGCGGCGTTGTAGCAGGCTCCGTGATCCTCGTGGGCGGCGACCCCGGCATCGGCAAATCAACGCTCCTGCTTCAGGCATTTTCCGGTCTTTCCAGAAAGACCGGAAAGCTCCTCTACGTCTCGGGCGAGGAATCACCGCAGCAGATTAAGATGCGCGCCGAGAGGCTCTCGGTGGATGCGGAGAATATCATATTGCTGCCCGAGACATCGCTTGAAGGTATTCTGGATGCGGCAAAGAAGATAAAACCTGATGCCATGGTGGTGGATTCCATCCAGACCGTCTTTACGCAGGAACTCATGTCTGCGCCCGGTTCGGTAGGGCAGGTGAGGGAATGCGCTGCAAAGCTTATGCTCCATGCAAAACGATCCCATCTGCCGGTCTTCCTTGTCGGTCATGTCACGAAAGAAGGCACGATTGCAGGACCGCGTGTGCTTGAGCATATTGTGGACACGGTGCTTTATTTCGAAGGTGACCGCGGCCACTCCTATCGCGTTTTGCGCACCATGAAGAACCGTTTCGGCTCGACCAATGAGATCGGCATATTCGAGATGTCTGATGCAGGCCTCAGGGAAGTGGCTAACCCTTCAGAGCTCTTCCTTTCGGAGAGGCCTCAAAACGTGTCGGGCTCGACCGTCGTCGCCTGCCTTGAAGGCACACGGCCGCTTATGGTCGAGATACAGGCGCTTGTTTCCCAGACAAATTTCGGCATGCCGAGGAGGACATCGATCGGCGTTGATTTTAACAGGGTGAACCTCCTGGTCGCAGTCCTTGAGAAGCGGGCCGGCCTGCATCTGGGCGGCATGGACATCTTTATCAATATTGTCGGCGGACTGAAGATCATAGAACCGGCAGTCGATCTTGGCATTATCGCAACCATAGCGTCATCTGGCAGAGAAAAACCGGTCGAGCCCGGAACCTGCGTATTTGGCGAGGTCGGGCTTTCAGGGGAGATCCGGGCGGTTGCCCAGGCAGAAGTACGGCTGAAAGAGGCGGCAAAGATCGGCTTTGAGCGGGCTGTCATACCTGCAGGAAATGCGGATAAGATAAAAGCAAAACAGGATATCGAGATCATAGGAGTAAGAAACTGTGATGAATTTCTTAAAGCTGTTCTTCGTTAG